The Marinilongibacter aquaticus genome has a window encoding:
- a CDS encoding lipopolysaccharide biosynthesis protein: protein MSFIKKLAGDTVLYGISSIVGRFLNWLLVIVHTRVFELPRVLSDNVELYAWVIPLNVIYTFGMETTFFRYGSKKENQQDYFNHILSFVLLLGLFLSCLIYFSATSIVNYLEYPGKAHLVKWLAIIMAVDAICAIAFVKLRAQNKARRFVRIKLINISINIGLNVFYFIFCQGILLGNFLPSLQPFAAYFYKPSIGPDYIIWANYVASTVTLVLLWKEFIGFRFKINWEKLQPVLQYAYPLLIMGLAGSINLTADRLMFRKLLPDGFYSGLSTEDAFSIYSNVYKLSIFMTLVVQAYRYAADPFFFSKMGDKNSPKMIAISTKWFTLACIVIWLAVSINLDWIGLLLGPSYRSGLVVVSTLLLANLFIGVYGNISIWFKLTDKTHYGTWITFGAMLITIALNMVLIPKLGYMGCAYSFAFSSFAMVAACYILGQKHFPVPYESLKIFLYLLAAGILILLNSYFKIEHLGFSIPVHLLQIFGFLAAIYFFERKGFDELKMAQ, encoded by the coding sequence ATGTCATTCATTAAAAAACTGGCGGGAGACACCGTGCTCTACGGTATTAGCAGCATTGTGGGCCGCTTTCTCAACTGGTTGTTGGTGATCGTGCATACGCGAGTGTTCGAGTTGCCGCGTGTGCTGTCCGACAATGTGGAGCTTTATGCCTGGGTCATTCCGCTGAACGTGATCTACACTTTTGGCATGGAAACCACTTTTTTCCGTTACGGAAGCAAGAAAGAAAATCAACAAGATTATTTTAACCATATTCTGAGTTTCGTACTCTTGCTTGGGCTTTTCCTTTCTTGCCTCATTTACTTTTCAGCTACGTCGATTGTCAATTACCTCGAATATCCCGGCAAAGCCCATTTGGTAAAGTGGCTGGCGATCATTATGGCCGTAGACGCGATCTGTGCCATTGCCTTTGTGAAACTGCGTGCCCAAAACAAGGCCAGACGCTTCGTGCGAATAAAATTGATCAACATTTCCATCAACATTGGGCTGAACGTCTTCTATTTCATTTTCTGCCAAGGTATTCTGCTTGGCAATTTCTTGCCCAGTTTGCAGCCCTTTGCCGCCTATTTTTATAAGCCATCCATCGGTCCCGATTACATAATTTGGGCCAATTACGTAGCCAGTACTGTAACACTCGTGCTACTTTGGAAAGAATTTATTGGGTTTCGGTTCAAAATCAATTGGGAAAAACTTCAGCCTGTTTTACAATACGCCTATCCTTTGCTCATCATGGGTTTGGCGGGTTCTATCAACCTCACGGCCGATCGTTTGATGTTCCGGAAATTACTCCCTGACGGGTTCTATTCCGGCCTCAGTACCGAAGATGCTTTCAGTATTTATTCGAATGTGTACAAACTTTCGATTTTCATGACCTTGGTCGTGCAAGCCTATCGCTATGCCGCAGATCCTTTTTTCTTCTCGAAAATGGGCGACAAAAATTCGCCCAAAATGATCGCCATCAGCACCAAGTGGTTTACATTGGCCTGTATCGTAATCTGGCTGGCGGTATCGATCAACCTCGATTGGATCGGCCTGCTGCTTGGACCTTCTTACCGCAGCGGCTTGGTCGTGGTCAGTACATTGCTTTTGGCCAATCTTTTCATCGGGGTATATGGCAACATTTCGATTTGGTTCAAACTGACCGACAAAACACACTACGGCACGTGGATTACCTTTGGAGCGATGTTGATCACCATCGCATTGAACATGGTGCTTATCCCAAAATTGGGTTACATGGGTTGTGCATACAGCTTTGCTTTCAGTTCTTTCGCCATGGTTGCGGCCTGCTATATTTTAGGACAAAAACATTTCCCCGTTCCATACGAAAGCTTAAAAATATTCCTTTACCTGCTGGCCGCGGGAATATTAATTCTCCTAAATTCGTATTTTAAAATCGAACATCTGGGCTTTTCTATTCCTGTGCACTTGCTGCAAATATTTGGCTTTTTGGCAGCCATCTATTTTTTCGAAAGAAAGGGCTTTGACGAA
- a CDS encoding VCBS repeat-containing protein, with protein sequence MKNRSKGKNGIFFTFLTLGIFGLILSACENKKPGVFELMDGETTGILFRNDIENHENFNIFNYRNFYNGGGVAIGDINNDGLADIYFTANMGSNKLYLNKGNFQFEDITEKAGVAEAQKWSTGVVMVDLNADGLLDIYVCNAGYQKSIGQENAMFINNGDLTFTDKAKAYGIDDNGYTTHAAFFDYDLDGDLDAYILNNSFIPVNTLNFANNRELRAKDWPVKDFLKGGGDRLLRNDEGQFKDVSEEAGIYGSLIGFGLGVTVGDINNDSYPDIYISNDFFEKDYLYVNQQDGTFSEELESHFDHTSLASMGADMADINNDGYQEIFVTDMLPYTEERLKTTTSFESHYTFKLKQEKGFYKQYMQNTLQLNNGDGTYSEIANYAGVDASDWSWGALMFDADNDRRNDIYISNGILHDVIDQDFIDFFANEISQKMALSGKKTGLQSILDHIPSKPQANNFFYNTGNMKFEERAQDFGFDQESFSNGAAYADLDNDGDLDLVVNNVNEEAFVYRNTTDNKSNWIKIKLHGDGKNSMAIGAKMKLYVGNEVLSRELTPSRGFQSGTEYTQTFGLGQATKIDSLQIDWPNKKVSLAYNQEANQTLSFAQNDAQERALPSSKTEKKTLFVAAHIPLPKHQENEYEDYFEERNIPVKLSSEGPAIAVGDVNGDKLDDIFIGGAKGQIAHLMIQKGAQFIEKEISSFSDFIDFEDTAAAFFDADGDGDLDLFVGSGGNEYKSGQRQLRDRLYLNDGKGNFSFDIQAIPQQSNNTSVVRPYDFDQDGDLDLFVGSRSTPKFYGDNPDSYLLVNEGKGIFKERNSAMAPAFKALGMVRDAQWADLDGDQRAELVVAGDWMPITTFKFERGQFVRMENKLAHFYGFWGSIQAADFNGDGKIDLALGNVGENFVLHPDSLNPLKLWVNDFDKNGNMDKVITKSIQGKDIPVFLKRDMTEQFPNLNTRNIKHAEYAKKELKDLFSEDILDNSLQKQVNFTRHILALNKGNGHFETSSLPVEVQFSCINSMAVEDINQDGLPDLVLAGNFQDMIPQFGTLDASKGNVLMNSGQNGFRYVPPKTSGFYTKGEVRHLEPITINGRKALLVAANNRVPEIFFQSE encoded by the coding sequence ATGAAAAATCGAAGCAAAGGTAAAAACGGCATATTCTTCACATTCTTGACTTTGGGTATTTTCGGCCTGATTCTCAGTGCTTGCGAAAACAAAAAGCCAGGCGTTTTTGAATTAATGGATGGCGAAACCACGGGCATTCTCTTCCGAAACGACATCGAAAACCATGAAAATTTCAACATTTTCAACTACCGAAACTTCTACAACGGAGGCGGTGTAGCGATTGGCGACATCAACAACGACGGCCTAGCAGATATCTATTTCACGGCCAACATGGGGTCAAATAAATTGTATCTGAACAAAGGAAATTTCCAATTTGAAGACATCACCGAAAAGGCCGGAGTGGCCGAGGCACAGAAGTGGAGCACGGGCGTGGTGATGGTCGACCTCAATGCCGACGGCCTTTTGGACATCTATGTGTGCAATGCGGGCTATCAAAAAAGCATTGGCCAAGAAAATGCGATGTTCATCAACAATGGCGATCTTACTTTTACCGATAAAGCCAAAGCATACGGTATCGACGACAATGGCTATACGACGCACGCGGCCTTCTTCGATTACGACCTCGATGGGGATTTGGACGCCTACATCCTGAACAACAGTTTCATCCCTGTAAACACCTTGAATTTTGCCAACAATAGGGAGTTAAGAGCCAAAGATTGGCCCGTAAAGGACTTCTTGAAAGGTGGCGGCGACAGGTTGCTACGCAATGACGAGGGTCAATTTAAAGACGTCAGCGAAGAAGCCGGAATTTACGGAAGCTTGATCGGTTTTGGACTGGGCGTAACCGTGGGCGACATCAACAACGACAGCTACCCCGACATTTATATTTCCAACGATTTTTTCGAAAAGGATTATCTGTATGTCAATCAGCAAGACGGCACTTTCAGCGAAGAGTTGGAGTCGCACTTCGATCACACCAGCCTCGCCTCAATGGGTGCCGACATGGCCGATATCAACAACGACGGATACCAGGAAATTTTTGTGACCGATATGCTGCCTTATACAGAAGAACGCCTGAAAACCACAACATCCTTTGAAAGCCATTATACATTCAAACTCAAGCAGGAAAAGGGCTTTTACAAACAATATATGCAGAATACCCTGCAATTGAACAATGGCGACGGTACCTACAGCGAAATTGCCAATTATGCAGGAGTAGATGCTTCAGACTGGAGCTGGGGGGCCTTGATGTTTGATGCCGACAACGACCGCAGAAACGACATCTACATTAGCAACGGCATACTTCACGATGTCATCGATCAGGATTTCATTGATTTCTTTGCCAATGAGATTTCCCAAAAAATGGCCCTTTCGGGCAAAAAAACAGGCCTGCAAAGCATTCTCGATCATATTCCTTCGAAACCACAAGCCAACAACTTCTTCTACAACACGGGAAACATGAAATTCGAAGAACGAGCCCAAGACTTCGGTTTCGACCAAGAATCGTTTTCGAACGGTGCGGCCTATGCCGACTTGGACAACGACGGTGACCTTGACTTGGTGGTGAACAATGTGAATGAAGAGGCCTTTGTTTACCGAAACACAACCGACAACAAAAGCAATTGGATCAAAATCAAGCTGCATGGAGATGGCAAAAACAGCATGGCCATTGGAGCCAAAATGAAACTCTATGTGGGCAATGAGGTGCTCAGCCGTGAATTGACTCCGAGTCGCGGTTTTCAATCGGGCACCGAATACACACAAACTTTCGGATTGGGTCAGGCCACAAAAATAGATTCTTTACAAATCGATTGGCCGAATAAAAAAGTAAGCCTGGCTTACAATCAAGAAGCAAACCAAACGCTATCTTTTGCACAAAATGACGCCCAAGAAAGAGCGTTGCCATCGAGCAAAACGGAAAAGAAAACCTTGTTTGTTGCGGCCCATATTCCTTTACCCAAACACCAAGAGAACGAATACGAAGATTATTTCGAAGAACGGAATATTCCCGTGAAATTGTCGAGCGAAGGCCCGGCCATAGCGGTTGGCGATGTAAACGGCGACAAACTCGACGACATCTTTATCGGCGGAGCGAAAGGGCAAATAGCCCATTTGATGATTCAGAAAGGAGCTCAATTTATCGAAAAAGAGATAAGCAGCTTTTCCGATTTCATTGATTTTGAAGATACGGCGGCCGCATTCTTCGATGCCGATGGCGACGGCGACCTCGATCTCTTCGTGGGTTCGGGCGGAAATGAATACAAATCTGGACAACGCCAACTACGCGACAGACTTTACCTGAATGACGGCAAAGGCAATTTTAGTTTTGACATTCAGGCGATTCCGCAGCAAAGCAACAACACCAGTGTAGTGCGACCTTACGATTTCGACCAAGATGGCGACCTCGACTTGTTTGTAGGCAGCAGAAGCACCCCGAAATTTTACGGCGACAATCCGGACAGTTACCTGCTGGTCAATGAAGGAAAAGGCATTTTCAAGGAGCGGAATTCCGCAATGGCTCCCGCATTTAAAGCTTTGGGAATGGTGCGTGATGCCCAATGGGCCGACCTCGACGGCGACCAAAGAGCCGAATTGGTTGTTGCAGGAGACTGGATGCCGATCACCACTTTTAAATTCGAGCGAGGCCAGTTTGTTCGTATGGAAAACAAGCTCGCCCATTTTTACGGCTTTTGGGGAAGCATACAAGCCGCTGATTTCAATGGTGATGGAAAAATAGATTTGGCCCTTGGGAATGTGGGCGAGAATTTTGTGTTGCATCCCGACAGCCTGAACCCATTGAAACTTTGGGTCAACGATTTCGATAAAAATGGAAACATGGACAAGGTCATTACCAAATCGATACAAGGAAAAGACATTCCTGTTTTTCTGAAAAGAGACATGACCGAACAGTTCCCGAATTTGAATACACGAAATATAAAACATGCCGAGTACGCCAAAAAGGAGTTAAAAGACCTTTTCAGTGAAGATATTTTGGACAACAGCTTACAAAAACAAGTGAATTTCACCCGACATATTTTGGCTCTAAACAAGGGAAATGGGCATTTCGAAACCAGCAGTTTGCCTGTTGAGGTGCAGTTTTCCTGCATAAACAGCATGGCCGTGGAAGACATCAACCAAGATGGTTTGCCAGATCTTGTTTTGGCCGGAAACTTTCAGGATATGATCCCGCAATTCGGAACGCTCGACGCCAGCAAAGGCAATGTATTGATGAATTCAGGGCAAAACGGCTTTCGGTACGTTCCGCCAAAAACGTCGGGATTCTATACAAAAGGCGAAGTAAGGCATCTCGAACCAATCACGATAAACGGAAGAAAAGCACTTCTGGTTGCGGCCAACAATCGTGTTCCAGAGATTTTCTTTCAGTCTGAATAA
- a CDS encoding VCBS repeat-containing protein, with product MFCKKAIAFLSILVLDLACQTEPAQRQFNKLSPEESGITFQNTLKESDDFNILDYLYFYDGGGVAAGDINNDGLTDLFFVSNQGENKLYLNKGLENGKPQFEDISETAQIAGFSEWQTGVSMADINGDGLLDIYVCAVSKYLGLQGNNELYINNGDLTFTEQSHQYGLDFSGFSTQSAFFDYDKDGDLDCYLLNHAVHNTRSYDRVNTRTLKDNEAGDILFENIGGKFVDASQKTGIYQAAMGYGLGLAVADINNDGWEDIYVSNDFHEDDYYYINQKDGTFKEEIKSHFKHLSRSSMGSDVADINNDGYFDIITLDMYPEDESVEKSTVGEDPLDVYLYKLEFGYYNQYSRNCLQLNLGGEKFSDIALMAGVAATDWSWSPLMADFDNDGQKDIFITNGILRRPNDLDYLQFVLSDSLHYNVLTSLSLEQKAIEMMPDGKWHNYFYRNTGNLQFEDLSHDWGFGEKNCSNGSVYADLDNDGDLDLITNDINAPAGIYLNQGTPNNYIQLQFKGEKENTFGIGTKVVLFSDSSTQVAQLMPTRGFLSSVEPKLHFGLGQSQKIDSLWVIWESQKTEVVYNPQINQLLNLDEQNAVEHIRTWPLRENKMLFEEEDSPKGIDFVHKENTYYDFNRELLMPFKLSIEGPKIAVADVNGDGLDDFFVCGAKYQSGMLYLQKSKGSFEPNNVDLFANDAASEDVYALFFDADGDNDLDLYVVSGGNEYFDQMRQLKDRFYRNTGNGNFVKDDSALPEMFENKAFVKAADFDKDGDLDLVVGSRVMAKQYGKTPRSFLLQNDGKGHFTDVTEQMAPELRLAGMLTDAQWVDVDHDGWLDLNICGDWMPVKTFINHKGKLEPRENGLEKYTGLWQSLLAYDFDQDGDIDLIGGNLGTNTKLLKEKNGTLRMYLKDIDRNGSTEQIVAYSKSGHYFPANVLAEMASQMPEIFTKKHKKTKDFAGKDIETLFDDGELDGADMKEVNTFASQYFENDGQGHFTAHKLPQLAQVSKIMTLQTEDVDNDGKMDVLIGGNFEGASMYQSRYDASFGLILRNLGAGQFSAVLPTDSGLLLDGDIRDLEKIRIQNKIYWIAARNNQSLQFFQSTQPLAK from the coding sequence ATGTTTTGCAAAAAAGCTATCGCTTTCCTGAGCATTTTGGTTCTTGACTTGGCCTGCCAAACCGAACCCGCCCAAAGACAATTCAACAAACTCTCGCCCGAAGAATCGGGCATTACTTTCCAAAATACACTCAAAGAAAGTGATGATTTCAACATTCTCGACTACCTCTATTTCTACGACGGCGGCGGTGTGGCTGCGGGCGATATCAACAACGACGGCCTGACAGACCTCTTCTTCGTTTCGAATCAAGGCGAGAATAAACTTTACTTGAACAAAGGCCTTGAAAACGGCAAGCCCCAATTCGAAGACATCAGCGAAACCGCACAGATCGCTGGTTTTTCAGAATGGCAAACCGGTGTAAGTATGGCCGATATCAACGGCGACGGCCTGCTCGATATCTATGTTTGTGCGGTAAGTAAATACCTTGGCCTTCAGGGCAACAATGAACTCTACATCAACAACGGCGATCTTACATTTACCGAACAATCCCATCAATACGGCCTCGATTTCTCGGGCTTTTCCACGCAATCGGCCTTTTTCGACTACGATAAAGACGGCGATCTCGATTGCTACCTATTGAACCATGCCGTGCACAATACCCGCTCTTACGATCGTGTGAATACCCGCACCTTGAAAGACAATGAAGCCGGTGACATTCTTTTCGAGAACATCGGCGGGAAATTTGTTGACGCCAGCCAGAAAACGGGAATTTACCAAGCTGCCATGGGCTATGGGCTAGGTTTGGCTGTAGCCGATATCAACAACGACGGCTGGGAAGACATTTACGTGAGCAACGATTTTCATGAAGACGACTACTACTACATCAACCAAAAAGACGGCACTTTCAAAGAAGAGATCAAATCGCATTTCAAACATTTGAGCCGCTCTTCCATGGGCTCGGATGTGGCCGACATCAACAATGACGGCTATTTCGACATCATCACTCTGGATATGTACCCAGAAGACGAGTCTGTGGAAAAATCGACTGTGGGCGAAGACCCTCTGGATGTTTACCTGTATAAACTGGAATTCGGCTACTACAACCAATACAGTCGAAACTGTTTGCAGCTGAACCTTGGCGGTGAGAAATTTTCCGACATCGCACTCATGGCGGGCGTTGCGGCTACAGACTGGAGCTGGAGCCCACTGATGGCCGATTTCGACAACGACGGCCAAAAGGACATTTTCATTACCAATGGCATTTTACGTCGACCAAACGATTTGGACTATCTCCAGTTTGTGCTTTCCGATTCGCTGCACTACAACGTGCTCACCTCGCTCAGCCTCGAACAAAAGGCCATCGAGATGATGCCAGACGGAAAATGGCACAATTATTTCTATCGAAATACAGGCAACCTTCAGTTTGAAGACCTTTCCCACGATTGGGGATTCGGCGAAAAGAATTGCTCAAATGGCAGCGTATATGCCGACTTGGACAATGACGGCGATTTAGACTTGATTACCAACGATATCAATGCCCCTGCCGGCATATACCTTAACCAAGGCACCCCGAACAATTACATTCAATTGCAATTCAAAGGCGAAAAAGAAAACACCTTTGGCATTGGCACCAAGGTAGTTTTATTCTCCGACAGCAGCACCCAAGTGGCCCAACTTATGCCCACTCGCGGTTTTCTGAGCTCGGTGGAACCCAAATTGCATTTTGGTTTGGGTCAATCCCAAAAAATAGACTCGCTTTGGGTAATTTGGGAAAGCCAGAAAACGGAAGTCGTTTACAATCCACAGATCAATCAATTGTTGAATTTGGACGAGCAAAATGCAGTGGAGCACATACGCACTTGGCCCTTGCGAGAAAACAAGATGCTCTTTGAGGAAGAGGATAGTCCCAAAGGAATTGATTTCGTACATAAAGAAAACACGTATTACGATTTCAACCGCGAACTGCTCATGCCCTTTAAACTTTCCATCGAAGGCCCCAAAATCGCTGTGGCCGATGTTAACGGTGATGGCCTCGACGATTTCTTCGTTTGCGGAGCCAAGTATCAGTCGGGAATGCTTTATCTACAAAAAAGTAAAGGCTCTTTTGAGCCCAATAATGTAGACCTGTTTGCGAATGACGCCGCATCTGAAGATGTATATGCTCTATTTTTCGATGCCGACGGCGATAATGATTTGGACCTCTATGTGGTCTCAGGCGGAAACGAATATTTCGATCAAATGCGGCAGTTAAAAGATCGATTTTACCGCAACACAGGCAATGGGAATTTCGTAAAAGACGATTCGGCACTACCCGAAATGTTCGAAAACAAAGCCTTTGTAAAGGCCGCCGATTTCGACAAAGACGGCGATCTGGATTTGGTGGTGGGCAGCCGTGTAATGGCCAAGCAGTACGGAAAAACCCCACGCTCGTTTTTGCTTCAAAATGACGGAAAAGGGCACTTCACAGATGTCACAGAGCAAATGGCTCCAGAACTAAGACTTGCAGGTATGCTTACCGATGCCCAATGGGTGGATGTTGACCATGACGGTTGGCTGGATCTCAACATTTGTGGCGACTGGATGCCCGTGAAAACGTTCATAAACCACAAAGGCAAACTCGAGCCGCGAGAAAACGGCTTGGAAAAATACACAGGGCTTTGGCAAAGCCTGCTCGCCTACGATTTTGATCAAGATGGCGATATCGATTTGATCGGAGGTAACTTGGGAACTAACACCAAATTGTTGAAAGAAAAAAACGGAACGCTCCGCATGTACCTGAAAGACATCGACCGAAACGGATCTACCGAGCAAATTGTCGCTTACAGTAAATCGGGGCATTATTTCCCAGCCAATGTTCTTGCAGAAATGGCAAGCCAGATGCCCGAAATTTTCACCAAAAAGCACAAGAAAACCAAGGATTTCGCAGGAAAGGATATCGAAACACTTTTCGATGATGGAGAACTGGATGGAGCAGACATGAAAGAAGTGAACACCTTCGCCTCGCAATATTTCGAAAATGATGGCCAAGGCCATTTCACTGCACATAAATTGCCGCAATTGGCCCAAGTCTCGAAAATAATGACACTCCAGACAGAAGATGTGGACAATGACGGAAAAATGGATGTGCTTATTGGCGGAAACTTTGAAGGAGCCAGCATGTATCAGTCGCGTTACGACGCCTCTTTCGGTTTAATTCTTCGCAATTTAGGTGCTGGGCAATTCTCCGCAGTTCTTCCGACAGACTCTGGATTACTTCTTGACGGCGATATCCGTGACCTTGAAAAGATTCGGATTCAAAATAAAATTTATTGGATTGCTGCCAGAAACAATCAAAGTTTGCAATTCTTTCAATCAACTCAGCCTTTGGCCAAATAA
- a CDS encoding RagB/SusD family nutrient uptake outer membrane protein: protein MKKYKNNLLKALAGGVILSLPLQSCTDLTEPVYDAIPADQFLLTDDQIKATVGPAYGGMRGLMDNWFNPSEVTSDELIVPTRGGDWYDGGNWLHYSRHTYGPLHTPINDVWGFIFGEISKVNQLIPVVGNSQAAVDELRTIRAFYYFMAIDMFGNVPIVTDANSVAETKSRAEVYAFIVKELTESIPSLPSEKVYARMNQDVGNMLLAKVYLNAEVYNGTAEWQKAYDTIDKVISAGNYSLTASTLDNFTTTNENSPEAIFNIPFDKSLAGGMNFQMRTLHYQNARTFDLGVSPWNGFCTMADFYNSFDSTDERKAMWLVGQQYSSDGEILLDANNNPLEFIADIPKDEMTSADPEYQIAGARSQKYQIQVGNQVSDQDNDFVFFRLADALLMKAEAGLHLGKTAEALDLVNTVRERSGIEALTSVDSDAILAERGRELAWEGWRRNDLIRFDKFTTPWKFMSNTDKNKELFPIPQPRIDANPLLQQNPGYTN from the coding sequence ATGAAAAAATATAAAAATAATCTTCTTAAAGCTTTGGCAGGCGGTGTCATTCTTTCCTTGCCATTGCAATCCTGTACAGATCTTACAGAACCCGTTTACGATGCTATTCCTGCAGACCAGTTTTTGCTTACCGATGATCAGATCAAAGCAACCGTTGGCCCAGCCTATGGTGGTATGCGTGGATTGATGGACAACTGGTTCAACCCAAGTGAGGTCACATCCGACGAATTGATCGTACCTACACGCGGTGGCGACTGGTATGACGGCGGAAACTGGCTGCATTATTCGAGACACACCTACGGCCCATTGCATACGCCGATCAACGACGTGTGGGGCTTTATTTTTGGAGAGATTTCGAAAGTAAACCAATTGATCCCTGTAGTGGGCAATAGCCAAGCGGCGGTAGATGAGCTGCGTACAATTCGTGCCTTCTACTATTTCATGGCCATCGATATGTTCGGAAACGTACCGATCGTGACGGATGCCAATTCTGTTGCCGAAACAAAATCTAGAGCTGAGGTATATGCCTTTATCGTAAAAGAGCTGACGGAATCTATCCCCAGCTTACCCAGCGAAAAAGTGTATGCCCGTATGAACCAAGATGTGGGCAATATGCTATTGGCCAAGGTATACCTGAACGCCGAAGTATACAACGGCACCGCCGAATGGCAAAAAGCATATGACACTATCGACAAAGTGATTTCGGCCGGAAACTATAGCTTGACCGCCAGCACCTTGGATAACTTTACCACAACCAATGAGAACTCGCCAGAAGCCATCTTCAACATTCCATTTGATAAATCATTGGCGGGTGGAATGAACTTCCAGATGCGTACGCTGCATTATCAGAATGCGAGAACTTTCGACTTGGGAGTAAGCCCGTGGAACGGATTCTGTACAATGGCCGATTTCTACAATTCTTTCGACTCTACAGATGAAAGAAAAGCCATGTGGTTGGTCGGACAGCAGTATTCATCGGACGGCGAAATCCTTTTGGATGCGAACAACAATCCATTGGAGTTCATCGCAGATATTCCTAAAGACGAAATGACATCTGCCGATCCTGAATATCAGATTGCAGGTGCACGTTCACAGAAATATCAAATTCAAGTAGGCAACCAAGTTTCTGATCAAGACAACGATTTCGTGTTCTTCCGTTTGGCAGATGCCCTGCTGATGAAAGCCGAAGCGGGTCTTCATTTGGGCAAAACAGCCGAAGCCTTGGATTTGGTAAATACCGTGCGTGAGCGTTCGGGTATCGAAGCATTGACCAGCGTAGACAGCGACGCCATTTTGGCAGAACGCGGTCGTGAGTTGGCGTGGGAAGGCTGGAGAAGAAACGACCTGATCCGTTTCGACAAATTCACCACTCCGTGGAAATTCATGAGCAACACCGACAAAAACAAAGAGTTGTTCCCGATTCCACAGCCACGTATCGATGCAAACCCATTGTTGCAACAAAACCCAGGCTATACAAACTAA